In Rutidosis leptorrhynchoides isolate AG116_Rl617_1_P2 chromosome 2, CSIRO_AGI_Rlap_v1, whole genome shotgun sequence, one genomic interval encodes:
- the LOC139888315 gene encoding uncharacterized protein, translating to MYLFSQELYIFFHQTVYLFSRKWINDSIMAIEGIKKSSLRSYQQVEANTMRKRHYDEDFEEHRQLGEIQQTEVQQTEVQLTKVLHEQREEGSRVNAETEPENQPRGPTLMRQIYMQKPHVRLPITVNEHGQPIGANSSQFTHFLGHLSRSYQYCPIYRPWNKVKPEKKDKLLKFLRTKFDFPPTANSWILQSYGRKTKNWRSREMTGRNKDNRARKKLSQMTGKKSFARIREELKVKLGREPTRVDMFKKCYKIGEGEAARVFEKMKDLTDKLGDGATDAPGPDDVFATVMGKAKNGTVKMYGLGVRANHLWGAGPSRLAVSKANAQLMSINVQLEEENARLKAEKNNGPGAQNDGLRVHANGSGDHRLWVDKKVYVKSINFEKVAIGRLRSVDPNTVLNGTELGHGWREVHVQVAIKKDEALFRPYDYLKCIHDVTGTSIAWPAQLIELVRED from the exons ATGTATCTTTTTTCACAAGAACTGTATATATTTTTTCACCAAACTGTATATCTTTTTTCGCGAAAATGGATTAACGATTCT ATTATGGCAATTGAAGGAATCAAAAAGTCTTCACTTAGATCCTATCAACAGGTTGAGGCTAATACCATGAGAAAACGCCA CTATGATGAAGATTTTGAAGAGCATCGTCAACTAGGTGAAATACAACAAACTGAAGTACAGCAAACTGAAGTACAACTAACTAAAGTACTACATGAACAACGTGAAGAAGGTTCACGTGTGAATGCAGAAACTGAACCag AAAATCAGCCGAGAGGACCGACTCTTATGCGTCAGATTTATATGCAAAAGCCACATGTTCGACTTCCTATTACTGTTAATGAACATGGCCAGCCAATTGGTGCAAACAGTAGTCAATTTACCCATTTTCTTGGTCACTTATCGCGGAGTTACCAATATTGTCCAATTTATAGACCGTGGAACAAAGTTAAACCCGAAAAGAAGGATAAGTTGCTGAAGTTCTTAAGG ACAAAGTTTGATTTTCCACCAACTGCTAATTCGTGGATACTCCAATCATACGGTCGCAAGACGAAAAATTGGAGGTCGAGA GAGATGACCGGAAGAAACAAAGACAATAGGGCTAGAAAGAAGTTGTCACAAATGACGGGGAAAAAAAGTTTTGCAAGAATTCGTGAAGAACTGAAG GTGAAGTTGGGAAGAGAGCCGACTAGGGTGGATATGTTTAAGAAATGTTACAAAATCGGTGAAGGTGAAGCTGCTCGTGTCTTT GAAAAAATGAAAGACCTAACCGACAAACTCGGTGATGGTGCAACTGATGCACCTGGACCAGATGATGTTTTTGCCACGGTAATGGGTAAAGCTAAAAATGGTACTGTAAAAATGTACGGACTTGGTGTTCGCGCCAATCATTTGTGGGGTGCAGGACCTAGTCGATTAGCTGTTAGCAAAGCAAATGCTCAGCTGATGTCTATAAATGTACAACTTGAAGAAGAAAATGCAAGGTTAAAAGCCGAGAAGAACAATGGTCCGGGTGCTCAGAATGATGGTTTGCGTGTTCATGCTAATGGTTCGGGTGATCACCGTTTATGG GTCGATAAGAAAGTTTATGTAAAAAGCATTAACTTCGAGAAGGTAGCAATAGGAAGGTTGAGGAGCGTTGATCCAAATACGGTTCTTAATGGAACAGAACTTGGACATGGTTGGCGTGAGGTCCATGTTCAGGTGGCCATTAAAAAGGATGAAGCTTTGTTTAGGCCATATGATTATTTGAAATGCATTCATGACGTCACTGGTACGTCTATTGCTTGGCCTGCTCAGTTAATCGAG TTGGTACGTGAGGATTGA